The Sorangiineae bacterium MSr11367 genome window below encodes:
- a CDS encoding alanine--tRNA ligase-related protein: MGDVATKKLYWDDPFATSFEAEASLGQWQGRPSIVLDRTLFYPEGGGQNPDAGKLVLEGNDAELPIVDVQVDDAGTIHHLTEPAHETALTAMAVQRARGEIDADRRRDHMAQHSAQHMLSRALLDVAKAATVSARLGATSCTIDVDVAGVKDADLHRVEDLVNAAIRADVVVRQLFPTEAELATLPLRRAPKVASGIRLIEVDGFDLTPCGGTHVTRTGQIGAARIVGTERYKGKIRLAFHAAQRALTDVRAKEVALSALARELTCGPTDVGVAVAKLRAELKAKNETLTATRSELVTFLAEKALAAHPATPGAPALIVLVRERDDVNMLRTLSGKLTARADVVAFCTAIDRDSGDHLAILQRGQEPGFDCGAWFKEATKVHGGRGGGNKERAEGRFPGATDFAALEKSLRAALR, translated from the coding sequence ATGGGTGACGTTGCCACAAAGAAACTCTATTGGGACGATCCTTTCGCCACCTCGTTCGAGGCCGAGGCCTCGCTCGGGCAGTGGCAGGGTCGTCCATCCATCGTGCTCGATCGAACCCTGTTTTATCCGGAGGGCGGCGGTCAAAATCCTGATGCGGGAAAGCTCGTTCTCGAAGGGAATGACGCGGAGCTCCCCATCGTCGACGTGCAAGTCGACGACGCCGGTACGATCCACCATTTGACCGAGCCGGCCCACGAGACGGCGCTGACCGCCATGGCGGTGCAGCGGGCGCGCGGGGAAATCGATGCCGATCGGCGCCGCGATCACATGGCGCAGCACAGCGCGCAGCACATGCTCTCGCGCGCCTTGCTGGACGTCGCGAAGGCCGCCACCGTTTCGGCGCGCCTCGGGGCGACGTCGTGCACGATCGACGTGGACGTGGCCGGCGTCAAAGACGCGGATTTGCATCGGGTGGAAGACTTGGTCAACGCCGCCATTCGCGCGGACGTGGTGGTGCGCCAGCTTTTTCCCACGGAGGCGGAGCTTGCCACGTTGCCGCTGCGCCGTGCGCCCAAGGTCGCGAGCGGCATCCGCTTGATCGAAGTCGACGGGTTCGATCTCACGCCGTGCGGTGGGACGCACGTCACGCGCACGGGACAGATTGGCGCCGCGCGCATCGTGGGCACCGAAAGGTACAAGGGCAAAATTCGCCTCGCCTTCCACGCCGCCCAACGCGCGCTCACCGACGTGCGCGCGAAAGAGGTGGCGCTTTCGGCGCTCGCCCGGGAGCTCACCTGCGGGCCCACCGATGTCGGGGTGGCCGTGGCCAAACTGCGCGCGGAGTTGAAGGCCAAGAACGAGACCTTGACGGCCACACGCTCGGAGCTCGTCACGTTCCTCGCGGAGAAAGCGCTCGCCGCCCACCCGGCCACGCCGGGAGCGCCCGCGCTGATCGTCCTCGTGCGCGAGCGCGACGATGTCAACATGCTGCGCACGCTCTCGGGGAAGCTCACCGCGCGCGCCGACGTCGTCGCCTTTTGCACGGCCATCGATCGCGACAGCGGTGACCACCTCGCGATCCTCCAGCGCGGCCAAGAGCCGGGGTTCGACTGCGGCGCATGGTTCAAAGAGGCCACCAAGGTGCACGGCGGACGCGGGGGCGGCAACAAGGAGCGCGCGGAAGGCCGTTTTCCCGGGGCAACGGACTTCGCCGCGCTGGAGAAATCGCTGCGCGCAGCGCTAAGGTAA
- a CDS encoding FAD-binding protein has translation MTPSPTSQVDPRELANLLPQGTVLTDADIIESYRFDQARWQTAGVPLCVARPASADEVETIVRWAARHRVPIVPRGAGSGLSGGAAAIDDGIVLSLERMKRIVTIDRDAMFAVVEPGVINGDLKAACKEFGLWYPPDPASFTFSTMGGNVATNAGGLCCVKYGVTVDYVMGLEVVMADGTRLRTGGRTRKNVAGYDLTRLFVGSEGTLGVVTEITVRLRRLAPAGTTMVATFDSLRAAGEAVANIVKTCDPSLLEIMDGASIRAVEAHQPMDLDTTAAAMLFTRSETRGGASDEPDRLRQACEVARATSIYATEDEWEGEMFLQARRLAFPALEKLGSVLVDDVAVPITRLTEMIGRVEDIAKRTETHVVTVGHAGDGNLHPLVIYDGRDAESERRAIAAFEAIMDEAIAIGGTITGEHGVGTLKKAFLHRQLGEASIALHGRLKAAFDPLGIMNPGKVF, from the coding sequence ATGACGCCTTCGCCCACGAGCCAGGTCGACCCCCGCGAGCTCGCGAACCTCCTTCCGCAGGGAACGGTCCTCACCGACGCCGACATCATCGAGAGCTACCGCTTCGATCAAGCGCGCTGGCAAACGGCGGGCGTACCGCTCTGCGTGGCACGCCCCGCCTCGGCCGACGAAGTGGAGACCATCGTGCGATGGGCAGCACGGCACCGCGTACCCATCGTTCCGCGCGGGGCGGGCTCGGGGCTCTCGGGCGGCGCGGCGGCCATCGACGACGGCATCGTGCTCTCGCTCGAGCGCATGAAGCGCATCGTGACCATCGATCGCGATGCCATGTTCGCGGTCGTCGAGCCGGGCGTCATCAATGGAGACTTGAAGGCTGCGTGCAAAGAGTTCGGCCTCTGGTACCCGCCGGATCCGGCGAGTTTCACCTTCTCGACCATGGGCGGCAACGTCGCCACCAACGCGGGCGGCCTCTGTTGCGTGAAGTACGGCGTGACCGTCGATTACGTGATGGGGCTCGAGGTGGTGATGGCCGACGGGACACGGCTTCGCACCGGCGGCCGCACGCGGAAAAATGTCGCGGGCTACGATCTGACGCGGCTCTTCGTCGGCTCGGAGGGCACGCTCGGCGTGGTCACGGAGATCACCGTGCGCCTGCGCCGCCTCGCGCCGGCCGGCACCACCATGGTGGCCACGTTCGACTCGCTGCGTGCGGCGGGTGAAGCCGTGGCGAACATCGTGAAGACGTGTGACCCATCGCTGCTCGAGATCATGGACGGCGCATCCATCCGCGCCGTCGAGGCACACCAGCCGATGGACCTGGACACGACCGCGGCGGCCATGCTGTTCACCCGCTCGGAAACGCGCGGAGGCGCCAGCGACGAGCCGGATCGGCTGCGGCAGGCGTGCGAGGTCGCCCGCGCCACGAGCATCTACGCGACGGAAGACGAATGGGAGGGCGAGATGTTCCTCCAGGCGAGGCGACTCGCCTTCCCCGCCCTGGAAAAACTGGGCTCGGTGTTGGTCGACGACGTGGCGGTGCCCATCACGCGATTGACGGAGATGATCGGCCGCGTGGAAGACATCGCCAAGCGCACGGAGACGCACGTGGTGACCGTGGGCCATGCCGGGGATGGGAACCTGCACCCGCTGGTGATTTACGACGGGCGCGATGCGGAGAGTGAGCGGCGCGCCATCGCGGCGTTCGAGGCCATCATGGACGAGGCCATCGCCATCGGCGGGACCATCACCGGCGAGCATGGCGTGGGGACCTTGAAGAAGGCGTTCTTGCACCGCCAGCTGGGTGAGGCCTCGATTGCTCTGCATGGCCGGCTCAAGGCCGCCTTCGATCCGCTGGGGATCATGAACCCCGGCAAGGTGTTCTAA
- a CDS encoding LysR family transcriptional regulator, whose protein sequence is MARMDVNRSGEMEVFVRVVELGGFSAAARAFRMTPSAVSKLVARLEKRLGARLVNRSTRKLQLTAEGTAFFEHGLRILADMDTAEREASVGSAPRGRLRVNVNVPFGLHRLLPALPGFLAKHPEIQVDVALTDAVVDLFEQRADVAIRTGALRESRLVARKLGESRMVVVGAPAYLKEHGTPRNPADLAKHNRLAFCFARTASGWPFRDGAGGITVVPPVGNVLVSDGEAMRQLALAGAGLARLSASHIGPDVEAGRLVPVLEALNPGDTEPVHAVFVRQGGHLPARVRVFLDYVVENVKWT, encoded by the coding sequence ATGGCTCGTATGGACGTCAATCGCTCCGGCGAGATGGAAGTCTTCGTGCGGGTCGTGGAGCTCGGCGGATTCTCGGCCGCCGCCCGCGCGTTTCGCATGACACCGTCGGCGGTGAGCAAGCTGGTGGCGCGCCTCGAGAAGCGGCTGGGCGCGCGGCTGGTGAACCGCTCGACGCGAAAGCTCCAGCTCACCGCGGAGGGCACGGCCTTTTTCGAGCACGGGCTCCGCATCTTGGCGGACATGGACACCGCCGAGCGCGAGGCGAGCGTGGGCAGTGCACCGCGCGGGCGCCTGCGGGTCAACGTGAACGTGCCCTTCGGACTGCACCGGCTGCTCCCCGCGCTGCCCGGTTTTCTGGCGAAGCACCCCGAGATCCAGGTCGACGTCGCACTCACCGATGCGGTGGTCGACCTCTTCGAGCAGCGCGCCGACGTGGCCATTCGCACGGGAGCGCTGCGCGAGTCGCGCCTGGTCGCGCGCAAGCTCGGAGAGAGCCGCATGGTCGTCGTCGGCGCCCCCGCGTACCTGAAGGAGCACGGCACACCGCGCAACCCGGCGGATCTGGCGAAGCACAATCGATTGGCCTTTTGCTTCGCACGCACGGCGTCGGGCTGGCCCTTTCGCGATGGGGCCGGAGGCATCACCGTCGTTCCGCCCGTCGGCAATGTGCTCGTCAGCGACGGCGAAGCGATGCGCCAACTGGCGCTCGCGGGCGCCGGTCTGGCGCGCCTCTCGGCCTCTCACATCGGTCCCGACGTCGAAGCGGGGCGTCTCGTTCCCGTGCTGGAAGCGCTCAACCCCGGCGACACCGAGCCCGTGCACGCCGTGTTCGTGCGCCAGGGCGGGCATCTTCCCGCGCGCGTGCGCGTCTTTTTGGATTACGTCGTGGAGAACGTCAAATGGACGTGA
- a CDS encoding serine hydrolase: protein MGIRHALLPFIVAASLGCAARPAAPPRDAAKKVNPLAAKVDPVFARFTSATPGCAVGIYRAGQVVFSRGYGMADLERGVPIRPNTVFDIASVSKQFTATAIVLLVQEGKLSLDDSVRKFVPELPEYTAPITVRHLLQHTSGLRDYPDLLLLEGFDIQDVTTDYDALWAIIHQRALNFAPGSAWAYSNSGYFLASIIVKRVTGETLAAFSKRRIFGPLGMAHTHFHDDPAALVPNRALGYTPLEAEKYGVVWSGFSQTGDGAVMTTVEDLAKWDANFYEPKLGGPKWLEVLRTSGKLTNGRLTNYGMGLQFDSVRGIAHESHSGGWVGYKAHLERLPSERWSVAVLCNGDNLPASELAEGVFAAIDPKFRSDGVEEAGASAPPPPLEPFAGDYVDPVSLDARRFSVENGALVFRRGWSGGKAQPLVPLGPRMFRAKGGIARYEFVGDAQGKPSRVQRFVEGEEPTTYERTAARFTPNAKDLEGYAGRYASDEMRHDATIQIIDDNLYFGPWGRRPTIRLTAVRPDGFHAGATGFFFERDRAGKITGMRLWDERSRNIRFKWKSRE, encoded by the coding sequence ATGGGTATCCGTCACGCTCTCTTGCCATTCATCGTGGCCGCTTCGCTGGGGTGTGCCGCACGGCCGGCAGCGCCGCCGCGCGATGCAGCCAAAAAGGTGAATCCGCTCGCGGCAAAGGTCGATCCCGTGTTCGCACGGTTCACGTCCGCGACGCCCGGCTGCGCGGTGGGCATCTACCGCGCCGGGCAAGTCGTCTTTTCGCGCGGCTATGGCATGGCCGACCTCGAGCGCGGCGTGCCCATTCGGCCCAATACGGTGTTCGATATCGCGTCCGTATCGAAGCAATTCACCGCGACGGCCATCGTGCTCTTGGTGCAAGAGGGAAAGCTTTCGCTCGACGACAGTGTTCGCAAGTTTGTCCCGGAGCTGCCGGAGTATACGGCGCCCATCACCGTGCGGCACCTGCTGCAGCATACGAGTGGGCTGCGCGACTATCCGGACCTTTTGCTGCTCGAGGGCTTCGACATCCAGGACGTGACCACGGATTACGACGCGCTCTGGGCCATCATTCATCAGCGCGCGTTGAACTTCGCCCCGGGCAGCGCGTGGGCGTATTCCAACTCGGGCTATTTCCTCGCCTCGATCATCGTCAAACGGGTTACGGGCGAAACATTGGCCGCGTTCAGCAAGCGGCGCATCTTCGGGCCGCTCGGTATGGCGCATACGCATTTCCACGACGATCCGGCCGCGCTCGTGCCGAATCGGGCGCTGGGCTACACGCCGCTCGAGGCGGAGAAATACGGTGTCGTGTGGAGCGGATTTTCGCAGACGGGTGACGGTGCGGTGATGACCACCGTCGAAGATCTGGCCAAGTGGGATGCGAACTTTTACGAGCCGAAGCTCGGCGGGCCGAAGTGGCTCGAGGTTCTGCGTACTTCGGGCAAGCTGACGAACGGCCGCCTTACGAACTATGGCATGGGGCTGCAGTTCGACTCCGTTCGAGGCATTGCGCACGAGTCGCATTCGGGGGGATGGGTCGGTTACAAAGCGCATCTCGAGCGGCTGCCGTCGGAGCGGTGGTCAGTGGCGGTTCTCTGCAACGGCGACAACCTGCCGGCCAGCGAGTTGGCCGAGGGCGTCTTCGCGGCCATCGATCCGAAGTTCCGATCGGACGGCGTCGAAGAGGCCGGCGCGAGTGCGCCGCCACCGCCGCTGGAGCCGTTCGCGGGGGACTACGTCGATCCGGTGTCGCTCGACGCCCGCAGATTTTCCGTGGAGAACGGCGCCCTGGTGTTTCGCCGCGGCTGGTCCGGCGGCAAGGCGCAGCCGTTGGTCCCTCTCGGGCCGCGCATGTTTCGCGCGAAGGGTGGCATCGCGCGCTACGAGTTCGTGGGCGACGCGCAGGGCAAGCCTTCGCGCGTGCAGCGCTTCGTCGAAGGCGAGGAGCCGACGACGTACGAGCGCACCGCCGCGCGCTTCACGCCCAACGCGAAGGACCTCGAGGGCTACGCCGGCCGCTACGCGAGTGACGAGATGCGCCACGATGCGACGATTCAAATCATCGACGACAACTTGTACTTCGGTCCCTGGGGCCGCAGGCCCACCATCCGATTGACCGCGGTGCGTCCCGATGGCTTCCACGCGGGCGCCACCGGCTTTTTCTTCGAGCGCGATCGCGCGGGGAAAATCACCGGAATGCGCCTCTGGGACGAGCGCTCGCGCAACATCCGATTCAAATGGAAGTCGCGCGAATGA
- a CDS encoding DUF1479 domain-containing protein, protein MSEAIPDVAPAIAAFKRRLAEEAGTLRRAFEQARDHVRREVDAIQAAAAAGRPVIPEVDYRSIQDEGVPASFEAAVRRRGCAIVRGIFPRERAGEWFAELGAYLDANRYEEREKQKRGLDRYFATLPSGRPQIFGIYWSKPQVHARQDERLTRTRAFLDRLWRNDGVFDAARQCTYADRVRRREPGDKSLGLSPHIDGGSVERWIDPGFQQVYRSVFSGDFDAYDPFDATHRLTTKEIPSPAVCSVFRTYQGWTALTRQGPRDGTLRLIPIANGMAYVLLRALQNDIAEDDLCGAQPCRALGVSAAWHPDLMAGLVSIPEVQPGDAVFWHTDVAHAVGDEHGGNEYASVIYIGSAPDCAKNRAYLVRQKDAFLSGRSAPDFAAEDYEVDFAGRATIKDLTDLGRSQMGL, encoded by the coding sequence ATGAGCGAAGCCATTCCGGATGTCGCGCCGGCCATTGCCGCCTTCAAGCGGCGCTTGGCCGAGGAAGCCGGCACACTTCGCCGCGCCTTCGAGCAGGCGCGCGATCATGTCCGCCGCGAGGTCGATGCGATTCAGGCCGCGGCCGCCGCCGGGCGCCCGGTGATTCCCGAAGTCGACTACCGAAGCATCCAGGACGAGGGGGTTCCGGCCTCGTTCGAGGCGGCCGTTCGCCGCCGGGGCTGCGCCATCGTGCGCGGCATCTTCCCGCGCGAGCGCGCGGGCGAGTGGTTCGCCGAATTGGGCGCCTACCTCGACGCGAACCGGTACGAGGAACGCGAGAAGCAAAAGCGCGGGCTCGATCGCTATTTCGCCACCTTGCCATCGGGCAGGCCGCAAATCTTTGGCATCTATTGGTCCAAACCCCAGGTGCATGCCCGGCAGGACGAGCGCCTCACGCGGACGCGCGCCTTTCTCGACCGGCTCTGGCGAAACGACGGCGTGTTCGACGCCGCGCGCCAATGCACCTACGCCGATCGCGTACGCCGCCGCGAGCCGGGGGACAAGAGCCTCGGGCTTTCGCCGCACATCGATGGCGGTTCCGTCGAGCGCTGGATCGACCCCGGGTTTCAACAGGTTTACCGCAGCGTCTTTTCCGGCGATTTCGACGCGTACGACCCATTCGATGCCACGCACCGCCTGACAACGAAGGAGATCCCGTCGCCCGCCGTCTGCAGCGTCTTTCGCACGTACCAAGGGTGGACGGCATTGACGCGGCAGGGGCCGCGTGATGGCACCTTGCGCTTGATCCCCATCGCCAATGGCATGGCCTATGTGCTTTTGCGCGCCTTGCAGAACGACATCGCCGAGGACGATCTCTGCGGAGCCCAGCCCTGCCGCGCCCTCGGCGTGAGCGCGGCCTGGCATCCGGATCTCATGGCGGGATTGGTCTCCATTCCCGAGGTGCAACCCGGTGATGCCGTATTTTGGCACACGGATGTGGCGCATGCGGTGGGGGACGAGCACGGCGGAAACGAATACGCGAGCGTGATTTACATTGGCTCGGCGCCCGATTGTGCAAAAAACCGCGCCTATCTCGTGCGGCAAAAGGATGCGTTTCTCTCGGGGCGGTCGGCGCCAGATTTCGCCGCCGAGGATTACGAAGTCGACTTCGCGGGGCGAGCAACGATAAAAGATTTGACGGATCTCGGACGCTCGCAAATGGGGCTTTGA
- a CDS encoding YvaD family protein — protein MPSSFLRRVRPFFLITDIGFLAYWAITALHALPPSWLFKDYDQSLAVAWNWSFLPLDLFVSATGLGSLALARKRPQVAVRLAVLSLVLTSCSGLQAIAFWAARCDLDIGWWLPNLYLLLYPLPFLAMFVRTETPALAVRSTR, from the coding sequence ATGCCTTCTTCATTCCTCCGGCGCGTGCGCCCCTTCTTCTTGATCACGGACATCGGCTTCCTTGCGTACTGGGCCATCACGGCTTTGCACGCGTTGCCCCCGTCGTGGCTTTTCAAAGATTACGATCAGTCATTGGCCGTGGCCTGGAATTGGTCGTTCCTGCCACTCGACCTTTTCGTCTCCGCCACGGGACTCGGGAGTTTGGCGCTCGCGCGCAAACGGCCCCAGGTGGCGGTGCGGCTGGCGGTGCTTTCGCTCGTACTGACGTCGTGCTCGGGTTTGCAGGCGATTGCCTTTTGGGCCGCGCGATGCGACCTCGATATCGGGTGGTGGCTGCCGAATCTCTACCTGCTTCTGTATCCGCTGCCCTTTCTGGCGATGTTCGTCCGCACGGAGACACCGGCGCTCGCGGTACGCTCGACGCGCTAG
- a CDS encoding M20/M25/M40 family metallo-hydrolase: protein MVGLLFGILVALLAIRSVVGRSADDLVAQAPDFDLARAMADVGAMAQHRHPLGSAEHDAVREYLVAELQRAGVEVRVQEALSCTIIAFAENCGRVQNVVGRIPGTGGGDVVLFSAHYDSVPTSYGASDDGAGSAALLAVARRFAKEPPARNDLVVLFTDAEEDGLLGAAAFVRDDPLAKRVRAFANFEARGTHGASAMYASTPGSAPLLRAFAASAPRPASDSFVALLASGLPNGADSMVYERAGLPGLSFAYADGLENYHTERDSFASMAPGSLAHHGVQALALAHALRGADLATPSSEASPAHFDVLGRWGVAYPAWLARLLALGAVAAVIGTMARRPSPFRLVAWALAVVAGGILGAVVLSILMRHGASPESIVGHGASSTLGIVIACGSLVVALTSRDGKRPWARVWTEGMAWLFALASALLGILAPQATFVFALPALAMALQSHFFEGERRLAWWLLAAVPLYVFGHMAALIAVVMGPMAPALSLVFSVFAIAPIVGRFLAKPVAWPIVAATLALGIALVAIPLRARPIPHDPSFGVPWTAAPTASHEKPPIATIESRTVVDGRTRIALRLQPTRGGARIELRASSPGRLVAAGGSPAMILPRFSLETDRRLLRFLYPVFALDALHVNVYAAHPDGEHIEVDVDPGAKLHVTECTDRTRPDTCATAAPLAL from the coding sequence ATGGTCGGCCTCCTGTTCGGCATCCTGGTCGCACTGCTCGCGATCCGCAGCGTCGTGGGCCGCAGCGCCGACGATCTCGTTGCCCAGGCACCGGATTTCGACCTGGCTCGGGCCATGGCCGATGTAGGTGCCATGGCCCAGCATCGGCACCCCTTGGGGTCGGCGGAGCACGACGCCGTTCGCGAGTACTTGGTGGCGGAGCTCCAACGTGCCGGGGTCGAGGTCCGCGTGCAGGAAGCGCTCTCCTGCACCATCATTGCCTTCGCCGAGAACTGCGGCCGCGTCCAGAACGTGGTGGGCCGGATTCCCGGCACCGGCGGCGGCGACGTCGTGCTGTTCTCGGCGCATTACGATTCGGTGCCGACCTCGTACGGCGCGAGCGACGACGGGGCGGGATCGGCCGCGTTGCTCGCGGTGGCCAGGCGCTTCGCGAAAGAGCCACCCGCGCGCAACGACCTCGTCGTTCTTTTCACGGACGCCGAGGAGGACGGGCTGCTCGGCGCGGCCGCCTTCGTCCGCGACGATCCGCTTGCCAAACGGGTGCGCGCGTTCGCCAATTTCGAGGCGCGCGGCACGCACGGCGCCTCGGCGATGTACGCGAGCACGCCCGGCAGCGCACCGCTCCTTCGAGCCTTTGCCGCATCGGCCCCGCGGCCGGCCTCCGATTCGTTCGTCGCGTTGCTCGCGAGCGGCCTGCCCAACGGGGCAGACTCGATGGTGTACGAGCGTGCCGGCTTGCCGGGCCTCTCGTTTGCGTACGCGGACGGCCTGGAGAATTACCACACGGAGCGCGATTCCTTCGCGAGCATGGCCCCGGGAAGCCTTGCGCACCACGGCGTGCAGGCCCTGGCGCTGGCGCACGCCCTTCGAGGTGCCGACCTCGCGACGCCTTCGTCGGAGGCCAGCCCGGCGCACTTCGATGTGCTCGGTCGCTGGGGTGTCGCCTACCCTGCCTGGCTCGCACGCCTCCTTGCACTCGGCGCCGTTGCCGCCGTCATCGGCACCATGGCGCGTCGTCCGTCGCCCTTTCGTCTCGTGGCTTGGGCGCTCGCCGTCGTCGCCGGCGGCATCCTCGGCGCGGTCGTTCTGAGCATCCTGATGCGGCATGGCGCCTCGCCCGAGAGCATCGTCGGGCACGGTGCGTCGTCGACGCTGGGCATCGTCATCGCGTGCGGCAGCCTCGTCGTCGCCCTGACGAGCCGCGATGGGAAGCGGCCATGGGCCCGCGTGTGGACAGAGGGCATGGCGTGGCTCTTCGCCCTGGCGAGCGCGTTGCTCGGCATCCTGGCACCGCAAGCGACCTTCGTCTTCGCGCTCCCGGCGCTGGCGATGGCACTGCAGTCGCACTTTTTCGAGGGGGAGCGCCGGCTCGCCTGGTGGCTGCTCGCTGCCGTACCGCTCTACGTCTTCGGCCACATGGCCGCGCTCATCGCCGTCGTCATGGGACCGATGGCACCGGCGCTGTCGCTCGTCTTCAGCGTCTTCGCCATCGCGCCCATCGTCGGAAGGTTCCTCGCGAAGCCCGTGGCCTGGCCCATCGTCGCCGCCACCTTGGCCTTGGGCATCGCCCTCGTGGCCATTCCCCTTCGCGCACGCCCCATCCCGCACGATCCGAGCTTCGGTGTCCCATGGACCGCCGCGCCAACGGCCTCCCACGAGAAGCCCCCCATCGCCACCATCGAGTCACGCACCGTCGTGGACGGACGCACGCGCATCGCCCTGCGTCTCCAACCAACACGGGGCGGCGCCCGCATCGAACTGCGCGCGTCGAGCCCGGGGCGCCTCGTCGCCGCCGGCGGCTCCCCAGCCATGATCCTGCCGCGTTTTTCCCTCGAAACGGACCGCCGCCTGCTTCGCTTCCTCTACCCCGTGTTCGCCCTCGATGCGTTGCACGTCAACGTCTACGCCGCCCACCCCGACGGCGAACACATCGAGGTCGACGTCGACCCCGGCGCCAAATTGCACGTCACCGAATGCACCGACCGCACCCGCCCCGACACATGCGCGACCGCCGCCCCCCTCGCCCTTTAG